AACAAAAGCTGCTAAACTTGCAGCCCAAACACCAAATAGTGCTGCTATTTGTTCAAAACTTGCAGCAAAAACTCATAATATTCCTGTTTTATTTGAATCTATTGAAGATAAAAAAGATAATAAAACTAGATTTTTAATCATAAGCAAATTTGAAAATGAAAGAAGCAATAATACTAAGACTTCTATTATTGTTAAACTGCCAAATACTCAAGGAAGTTTAATCAATTTTTTAAATGATTTTAAAAAAGCAAAAATAAATCTAAATAAAATAAAATCACATATTGTAAAAGGTATTTCTACTTTTTTCATAGAATTTGAAGGAGATAAAAATGATAAAGAAGTACAAAAAATCATTAAAAAGCATAATTCACATATAAAAGTTTTAGGCTCTTATATGAAACAAATCGAGGATATATAAAAATTGCGATTATTTCGCGATTCAATTTTAATATGCTTTGAATACATATTAAAAAAAGGATGATTATGAAAAATATTACTAAATTAAGTTTTGTTACTGCTCTTACAATGGCTTCATTTACCACATGTCTTAGTGCAAATGAAACTTTAGCTGATGCTTTTACTAATGGAAAAATTAAAGGAGAAATCAAATCTGTTTATTCAAGTTCTAATTTTTTAGGGAACTCAAAAACAGATAATATCTCAACTGTTGGTGGTAGTTTAGGTTTTATTACTACTGATTTTTATGGTTTTTCTGCTGGAGCTACTTTTCAGGCTTCCCATGTAATTGATGATAGAAATAAAAATAATGTTTTTAGCTCTGACTTAAATGCATCAGGAGGAGTTTTATCGGAAGTTTATTTAGATTATAAATTATCAAATACAAACATAAAAGCTGGTAGACAATATATTTATACTCCTTTAGTTAGTACAGCAATTACTGGAAAATCTTCTGAAAGTTTAATAAAAGACTCTTTTGAAGCTTATTTATTAACAAACAGTGATATTCCTAATACTACTATTATTGCTGGATATGTTGATAAATATCAGGCTAAAACTGATGGAAATACTGATATTGGTAAATTTGAAGATTTTGAAGATGGTGCTTATACTTTATATGTAAAAAATAATTCTGTTGAAAATCTTGAATTACAAGCTCAATATTTAGATGTTAATGCAACTAATTCAAATAATGATAGAAGTAATGTTTACTTACAAGCTGATTATAAAATTGGTACTCATACTATTTCAGCACAATATTTAGCATCAAAAGATGAATCAAAAGGTTCTTCTTTAGAAGATGGTGAATTATATGGAATTAAAGCTCAAGGTGCATTAGGAATAGGAAAACTAGGTTATCTTGTAGCTTTTAATTCAAGCACAAAAGACGGTGATGTAAATTTAGGAGCTGGAGCTGGAACAACTGATACAGCATTTACAGCAATGCCTGTAAATGGAGGAGGAGTTCCTACAAGAGCTAATACAGATACATTAGTTGGTGGTTTAATTGTTCCTGTTTATGATATTACTACTATAGCTTATGCTGGTTATTCTTGGTCTAATGGTGGATTAGGTGATGTTAGTGCTGTTGGAGCAATGGCTATTTATCCATTTTATAAAAATTTCTTGCTAAAAGTTAATTATGAACATGTTGAAACTGAACACACTATTATTCCTGCTGGAATAGAAGACAAAAACACTGATGTTACAAGAGTTTATTTATCATATAACTTTTAAGTAAATTTTATCTCTCCTAAAATTGAACTTTATTCAATCCTCCTTTTATAAAAGGAGGATTTTTATTATTAAATAATAAATAAAAAATAAAGTACTATTGGTATAACTATCAAACTAAAAAGATTACCTACAGCAACTAAAGAAGCAACTACACTAGAATCATATCCATATTTTTCTGCCATTAATGAATTTACAACCGCAGGTGGTAATGCTCCAAATAAAATTATTAAACTTGTTTGAAGAGGTGTATAATCAAAAATATAAATTGCAAGTAATGCCATTAAAATACCAGAAAGTGGACATAATATAGCACCAATTAAACCTAGTTTCCAATGACTAAACTCAATAGTAGATAATCTAACACCTAATGCAAATAAAACCAAAGGTATAGATATTTGAGATAACATTTTTAAAGGCTCTATTAAAATTTGAGGTAAATGAAGATTATAATAATTAAATATTAATCCAAAAAATGTTGCTAATATAACAGGATTTTTAAGAAGTTCACTAATTTTTGCAACTCCACCATACATAACAACTGCTATTGTAAATTGCCCTACTATTTGCACTATCGACAAAGCTATTATCAAAGCCATTGCCTCTTCTCCAAAAGCAAATAATGCTAAAGGAAGTCCTAAATTTATAGAATTGTTAAACATCATTGAAGGAAGAAAAGTTCTTGGATTAACACCTAATAATTTAGTTATTGGATATAAAATAATTCCTGAACCTAAAACTACAATAACAGCACCTAATGAAAAAGTACCTAATGTTGTAATTGAGGGTAACTTTTCACTAATTGCATAAAAAACTAAAATAGGAATAAAAACTTCTAAATTGATTTTATTAGGAATATCCATACTGATTTTTTCTCTTTTTGCATAAAAATATCCAATTAATGCAATAATCAAAACAGGAAAGATAATCTCTATTATTTTTAAAAACATCAGCAAAAATTACTTTTTATAATATAGATATTCTAAAATTGAAGAGATAGTTCTTGTATATGGAGCATCTAATCCTAAAGCTTCACAGTTTTTTATTACAACTGTGCAAATTTCATCTAGTTCTAATTCTCTATTATTTTCAACATCTACTAACATAGATGGTTTAATAGAATCAAATTTTTTGATTAATTCAAACATTTCATCCACATCTTCGTTTGATATTTTTATGTTTTGATTTAATGCTGCAACTGCTGTTTCTTTCATAAGTCCATAAACTATTTTTGATAATTTATCATGTTGAGTTATTGTTTTTGTCTCCTCTTTTAAAAGAGCGCAAATAGCATTAACTCCATTATTTATAATTAATTTTTTCCATAACTCTAGTTTTATATTATTAGAGATTTGTGTTGGTATTTTTGCATCATTAAAAACTTCTTTTAATCTATTTAAAAAACTCTCATTTGATTTTGTTAGCTCAATTGCACCCAAAATAGTCTCAGCTGTTCCTGTTGCACTAATAACAGCAGGACTTACAATATGAGCGCCGATTTTTCTTGTAAGTCCTGCAATAATATGGGTTTTGTCTAAATGTGTAGAAAGGATTTCTTCATTATCTACTCCATTTTGTAAAGAGATAATATAAGGAATCTGTTTTTTATTAGCAAACCACTCTTTTAGGTCATTTGCTAAAGATAAAGTTGAAGTTGACTTAGTGGCAATCAAAACAGCATCAAAATTGTGTGCTTGAATTTTTTTGATTTCATCAATATTATAGGAAACAACTCTCTTAAAAAAACAAAATTCTGGGTGCTGCAACTTCAACTTTTTTTGCTGTAAAGCCTCTAACTGCTTTCCTCTTGCAACAAAAATTACATCATGTCCTGCGTTGATTAATCTTGCGCCAAAATAAGAGCCAATACCACCAGCACCCAGAATTAAAAATCTCATTTTTTTACCTTTTTTTATTTCTCACTAAAGAAATTTAATAATAGATTGTTAAATCTATCTTTATGTTCTATTTGTGTCCAGTGTCCACATTGTCCAAAAATATGTAATTGAGATTTTAAGATAAGTTGGTTTAATCTAATAGAATTTTGAACAGGAATAACCTTATCTTCTCTTCCATGAATAATTAAAACCTCTTTATCAATTTTTTTAATATCGTTTTCACAACTTGTCATCATATCAATACCATTTTGTCTTGGAGCTGGGAACATTGAACCAAATGACTCTTGGAAGCCTGGTCTAATACTTGCTTCATATCTCATTTTTGCTAAATCATCAGTTACAATACTTCTATCATAGGCAAAAATATCAAGTAATTCTTTCATATTTTCAATACTTGGAGTATATCCCCACGCTTTATCAAGTCCATAAGTCAAATCAAAATAAACCCCAACAGCACCCATTAATACAACTTTATTAAATCTATTTGGATACTTAATAGTTAAAGCAAGAGCTAAAGCTCCACCAAAAGAGTTACCAACTAAATTTGTTTTTTCAATACCTAAAGCATCCATTAAATCTATAGTTTGAGCAACCCATGTATCCATATTATATGTAATACCTTCTGGTCTATCTGTATAACCAAAACCTACCATATCAGGAGCTATTACTCTAATTTTCTCAGCTAAAATTGGCATTGTACCTCTCCAGTTCGCATAAGCTGAAACACCAGGACCTGAACCATGAATAAACATAATTGGCTCACCTTGTCCTAAATCATGATAATTTGTATTAAACTTTCCTGTTTTTATACTATTTGCTATTTCTGGATTTGACATTTTTTCTCCTTATATATATTGATTTTTTAAATTAAACTCTTTTGCAAGAAGTTCATAAGATTTTATTCTATCTTCAAAAGTGTATGTTACATTTACAATCATAACTTCATCAACACCATACAAAATAGCTAGTTTTTCTATTTTTTCCCTACACTCTTTAGGTGTTCCTAAAATCATGGAGTCTAAAGTTTCATGATAATAAGCTTTGTCTTCAAAACTTAGTTTTTCATACAGCTTTTTTACATCACTTGGACTATATAAACCATCTCTTTTTGGATGTCTAAAAGCTTGAACTTTCCAATATGTATGTGAACTTGCTATCTCTTGTGCTTTTTCTTTTGAATCTGCACAAATACACGCAACTGCTAACATAGCTTTTGGTTTTTTAAAATTCTTAGAAGGAACAAAACTATCTTTATAAGATTTCATAATATCTATTGGTCTATCATGTGTCCCTATAAATAAAGCCAAACAAAAACCAGCACCTAATTTCCCTGCTAAAATACTACTTCCATCACTTGAACCTAAGAGATAAACAGGTGTTGAATCTGCATTTTTAGGTGATAAATTTACTCCATAAAAATAGTCGTTTTTTGGAACTTTATCATCTAAATAGTTTATTAAATCATAGGCTTTTTTTGAATAATCACCACTATTTGCATTGTGTAAAGCCCTAGCTGCTAAAAAATTAGCCCCACTAGCACGCCCTATTCCTAAATCAATTCTATTATTATGTAAAATACTTAAAGTATTAAAAGTCTCTGCAACTTTAAAAGCACTATAGTGATTTAACATAACTCCACCACTTCCAATTCTCATAGTTTTTGTAGCGTCTGCTACGCAACTTACCATAAGTTCAGGAACAGCACTTGCATATCCAGGTGTATCATGATGTTCAGCACACCAATATCTAAAATACCCTAACTCTTCACATCTAACTGCTAGTTTAATAGTATCAAATAGACCTTCTTTTGGCTCTTTTGCATCATGAATTGGGGATTGATCAAGTACACTTAATTTTAAAGAACTCATAGAAAACTCTATTTCCCCATCTTTTTAGCACTTTTCCCGCCTATTCCAAAGTGCTGTTTTGGCATTTCATTTATAATAACCCTCACACTTTCAAGTGGTGCATCAAGGGATTCAGCAATTGCTAAAGAAACTTTTTCAATAAGTTTCTCTTTTTTTTCATCACTTCTTCCCTCAATAATATTTATTGTAGCTATTGGCATTTATTCTCCTTATACAAATCTAAATGATAGAGAACCTAAATCTTGGAATTTAACAGTTACATTATCACCTTTTTTTACACTAACCGCTTCTGTTATTGCACCTGAAAGGATATATTCACCAGCTTTTAAAGTTTCACCTCGTTCACTTAGCATATTAGCAAGCATAGCAATAGCAGTTGCAGGATGACCTAAAACAGCAGCACCAGCTCCAAGTTGTACAACTTCACCATTTATTTCCATTACTACACCCAAAGTTTTTAAATCTAAGTCTTTAATATCTCTCATTCTTCCACCCGTTACATATCTTGAAGATGAAGAGTTATCTGCAATTACAGACTTTAAATCAAATTTAAAATCTTTATATCTTGAATCAATAATCTCAACAGCTGGCATTACAAAATCAGTTGCTGCAAATACATCACCAATATGGCAACCAGGACCAATTAAATCATTTTTTAAAACAAAAGCTATTTCTGCTTCAACTTTTGGATGAATCAATTCATCGATTTTAATCTCTGCTCCATCACCATAGGCAAAATAATCAGCTAAATAACCATAACAAGGATTTGGAACTCCCATTTGTTTCATTTTGGCTTGAGAGGTAAGTCCCATTTTCATACCAACGATTTTATGCCCTCTTGCTTCTTTAGCTTTTCGTGCTGTCCATTGAATATCATAAGCATCTTCATAAGTCATTTGGGGATAATAATCTGTAATTTTAGTAATTTCACTTGCATTTAGCTCAGCATCTTCACAATGTTTTGCTAATTTTTCAATTGTTGCTTTATCTAAACTCATTTTATTAATCCTTTTGCTCTTGCTAATTCCATTGCACAATCATCAATCATATCTTCTTGACCACCAATCATTCCTCTTTTACCTAATTCAACAAGTAAAGTTCTAGCATCTATTCCATACTTCTCTTCAGCTCGTCTTGCAAATAATAAAAATGAAGAATAAACTCCTGCATATCCTAAAGTAATAGAATCTCTTGAAATTCTTGTCGGTTTCCCCATAATAGGTAATGCTATATCTTCAGCAGCATCTTCTATTGCATCTAAATCTATTCCAGTGTCTACACCCATTCTATTACAAACTGCTACTAAAACTTCTGTTGCAGTATTTCCAGAACCTGCTCCAAATCCAGCAAGTGATGCATCAATTCTTGTTGCTCCTGCTTCAATTGCAGCAAGTGAATTTGCAACACCCATTGATAAGTTATTATGACCATGGAATCCTATTTCAATATCATTTCCAAACTCTTTTTTTAGTATAGCTATTCTAGCGCTTACATCATCAGGCAACATATAACCAGCTGAATCAGTTGCGTAAATTGTTTTTGCTCCATAAGATACCATTTTAGCTGCTTCTTGAAGTAATTTTTCAGGAGTAACCATATGAGCCATCATTAAAAAACCAACCGTATCTATTCCCATAGAAACAGCTGCTTTTATATGCTGTGCTGAACAATCTGCTTCAGTACAATGAGTAGCAACTCTAACCATAGAAATACCATGTTTAACTGCACTTTCTAAATCTTTTACAATCCCAATTCCAGGAAGCATAAGTGCAGAGATTTTTGCATTTTTCATATAAGGAACAACAGCATCTAACCACTCTTCATCTGTATGTTTTCCAAAACCATAATTTAAAGAACTTCCTCCAAGACCATCACCATGAGTAACTTCAATATAAGGAACACCTGCACTATCCATTGCCGTTGACATTTTAGTCATCTCTTCCAATGAAAACTGATGTCTAATAGAGTGCATTCCATCTCTTAAAGACATATCATGAATTTTTATTTTTTTTCCTCTTAAATCCATTTTTATGCTCCTTTTATCTTTTGTGCCATTTGCTCTGCTATATTTGTAGCAGCAGCTGTGATAATGTCTAAATTACCTGCATATTTAGGTAAATAATCCCCTAGTCCCTCTATTTCTAACCATATAGAAATCTTTTTCCCATCAAAAACTGGTCCATTTTTAAGTGTATATCCTGGAATAAATTTTTGCATAGTTTTTACCATTTCATTTACTGATTTGATTATTGCTTCTTGATTTGGTTCTTCTTTAGTTAAACAATGTATTGTATCTCTCATCATCAAAGGCGGTTCTGCTGGATTTAATATAATAATTGCTTTACCTTTTTTTGCACCACCAACTACTTCTATTCCAAGTTTTGTAGTTTCTGTAAATTCATCAATATTAGCTCTTGTTCCTGGACCCGCTGATTTTGAAGCAGCTGTTGCAATAATCTCAGCATATTCAACCTCTTGAATTTTTGAAACAGCTGCAATCATAGGAATTGTTGCTTGTCCACCACAAGTTACCATATTTACATTTTGTGTATCTTGAGCTAATAATTCTTCAAGATTCACAGAAGGTACGCAAAAAGGTCCAATAGCAGCTGGTGTTAAATCAATAACCTTAACTCCAAGCTCGGCTAATTTTCTGTTATTTTCACCATGAACATAAGCAGATGTTGCATCAAAGGCAATTTTTACTCCATCTTCTTTAATAAAAGGAAGTAATCCCTCTACACCATCAGCAGTAATTTTCATTCCTGCTTCTTTTGCTTTTTTTAATCCATCTGAATCAGGGTCAATTCCTACCATCCATAAAGGATTTAAAATATCGCTTCTTTTAAGTTTATACATTAAATCTGTTCCAATATTTCCAGATCCAATTAATGCGCAATTTATTTTCATATTTATTCCTTTACTACTATACAAATCTACAAGAAGCAGACCCTATTCCACCAATGTTTATAGTCATATTATCACCTGGTTTTATCGTTACCATAGCACATAAAGCACCTGAAAGAATAACTTCACCAGCTTTTAGACCAACACCAAATTCACCCAGTTTATTTGCAAGCCAAACAACAGCATTTACAGGACTTCCTAAAGCTGCTGCTCCTGCTCCTGTGTGCAATAACTCTCCATTACACTCTAAAGTAATTCCACAAGTTGTTAAATCAACATCTCTAGGATCTACTGCATTTCCACCAAATACTATATATCCACAAGAAGCATTATCAGCTACTGTATCTTGAATTTTTATTTTCCAATCTTGAATTCTTGAATCAACTATTTCAAAACAAGGCATTACAAATTTTGTTGCTTTTAAAACATCAGCAGCTGTAACTCCTGGTCCTTGAATATCTTCTTTTAAAACAAATGCTATTTCACCCTCGGCTTTTGGTTGAATCATTTTGTTTGTTACATCAATTACATCACCATCAGAATAAATCATATCTGATAGAAGATATCCAAAATCAGGTTGATGAACTCCAAGCATATTCATAACTACTTTTGAAGTAACTCCAATTTTTTTACCAATAATCTTAGAGTTATCATCTTGCATTCTTCTTTTTAAAAAATGGTGTTGAATTGCATAAGCATCTTCTATAGTTGAGTCTAATTCTTTATTAGAAATAGGCTCAATTGTATAGTTTCCTTTTAATGCTTCGTATAATTCATTTCCATATTTTTCTATTTTTTCATTAGTCATTCCCATATTAAAACCCTTACATTTTTATACAAATATTTTTTAATTCTGTATAGAATTCAAGTGAATGATGTCCACCTTCTCTTCCAATACCTGAACCTTTCATTCCACCAAAAGCAGTTCTTAAATCTCTTAAGAACCAAGAGTTAATCCACACAATTCCTGAATCAATTTTTGAAGCAACTCTATGAGCTTTATCTAAATCTTGAGTAAAAATTGTAGAAGCTAATCCATATTTTGTATCATTTGC
The sequence above is drawn from the Arcobacter cloacae genome and encodes:
- the dmpH gene encoding 2-oxo-3-hexenedioate decarboxylase, which encodes MSLDKATIEKLAKHCEDAELNASEITKITDYYPQMTYEDAYDIQWTARKAKEARGHKIVGMKMGLTSQAKMKQMGVPNPCYGYLADYFAYGDGAEIKIDELIHPKVEAEIAFVLKNDLIGPGCHIGDVFAATDFVMPAVEIIDSRYKDFKFDLKSVIADNSSSSRYVTGGRMRDIKDLDLKTLGVVMEINGEVVQLGAGAAVLGHPATAIAMLANMLSERGETLKAGEYILSGAITEAVSVKKGDNVTVKFQDLGSLSFRFV
- a CDS encoding fumarylacetoacetate hydrolase family protein, whose protein sequence is MTNEKIEKYGNELYEALKGNYTIEPISNKELDSTIEDAYAIQHHFLKRRMQDDNSKIIGKKIGVTSKVVMNMLGVHQPDFGYLLSDMIYSDGDVIDVTNKMIQPKAEGEIAFVLKEDIQGPGVTAADVLKATKFVMPCFEIVDSRIQDWKIKIQDTVADNASCGYIVFGGNAVDPRDVDLTTCGITLECNGELLHTGAGAAALGSPVNAVVWLANKLGEFGVGLKAGEVILSGALCAMVTIKPGDNMTINIGGIGSASCRFV
- the dmpG gene encoding 4-hydroxy-2-oxovalerate aldolase is translated as MDLRGKKIKIHDMSLRDGMHSIRHQFSLEEMTKMSTAMDSAGVPYIEVTHGDGLGGSSLNYGFGKHTDEEWLDAVVPYMKNAKISALMLPGIGIVKDLESAVKHGISMVRVATHCTEADCSAQHIKAAVSMGIDTVGFLMMAHMVTPEKLLQEAAKMVSYGAKTIYATDSAGYMLPDDVSARIAILKKEFGNDIEIGFHGHNNLSMGVANSLAAIEAGATRIDASLAGFGAGSGNTATEVLVAVCNRMGVDTGIDLDAIEDAAEDIALPIMGKPTRISRDSITLGYAGVYSSFLLFARRAEEKYGIDARTLLVELGKRGMIGGQEDMIDDCAMELARAKGLIK
- a CDS encoding 2-hydroxymuconate tautomerase, with the protein product MPIATINIIEGRSDEKKEKLIEKVSLAIAESLDAPLESVRVIINEMPKQHFGIGGKSAKKMGK
- a CDS encoding alpha/beta fold hydrolase, coding for MSNPEIANSIKTGKFNTNYHDLGQGEPIMFIHGSGPGVSAYANWRGTMPILAEKIRVIAPDMVGFGYTDRPEGITYNMDTWVAQTIDLMDALGIEKTNLVGNSFGGALALALTIKYPNRFNKVVLMGAVGVYFDLTYGLDKAWGYTPSIENMKELLDIFAYDRSIVTDDLAKMRYEASIRPGFQESFGSMFPAPRQNGIDMMTSCENDIKKIDKEVLIIHGREDKVIPVQNSIRLNQLILKSQLHIFGQCGHWTQIEHKDRFNNLLLNFFSEK
- a CDS encoding ketopantoate reductase family protein, which codes for MRFLILGAGGIGSYFGARLINAGHDVIFVARGKQLEALQQKKLKLQHPEFCFFKRVVSYNIDEIKKIQAHNFDAVLIATKSTSTLSLANDLKEWFANKKQIPYIISLQNGVDNEEILSTHLDKTHIIAGLTRKIGAHIVSPAVISATGTAETILGAIELTKSNESFLNRLKEVFNDAKIPTQISNNIKLELWKKLIINNGVNAICALLKEETKTITQHDKLSKIVYGLMKETAVAALNQNIKISNEDVDEMFELIKKFDSIKPSMLVDVENNRELELDEICTVVIKNCEALGLDAPYTRTISSILEYLYYKK
- a CDS encoding AEC family transporter, with translation MFLKIIEIIFPVLIIALIGYFYAKREKISMDIPNKINLEVFIPILVFYAISEKLPSITTLGTFSLGAVIVVLGSGIILYPITKLLGVNPRTFLPSMMFNNSINLGLPLALFAFGEEAMALIIALSIVQIVGQFTIAVVMYGGVAKISELLKNPVILATFFGLIFNYYNLHLPQILIEPLKMLSQISIPLVLFALGVRLSTIEFSHWKLGLIGAILCPLSGILMALLAIYIFDYTPLQTSLIILFGALPPAVVNSLMAEKYGYDSSVVASLVAVGNLFSLIVIPIVLYFLFII
- a CDS encoding acetaldehyde dehydrogenase (acetylating); this encodes MNMKINCALIGSGNIGTDLMYKLKRSDILNPLWMVGIDPDSDGLKKAKEAGMKITADGVEGLLPFIKEDGVKIAFDATSAYVHGENNRKLAELGVKVIDLTPAAIGPFCVPSVNLEELLAQDTQNVNMVTCGGQATIPMIAAVSKIQEVEYAEIIATAASKSAGPGTRANIDEFTETTKLGIEVVGGAKKGKAIIILNPAEPPLMMRDTIHCLTKEEPNQEAIIKSVNEMVKTMQKFIPGYTLKNGPVFDGKKISIWLEIEGLGDYLPKYAGNLDIITAAATNIAEQMAQKIKGA
- a CDS encoding MsnO8 family LLM class oxidoreductase; this encodes MSSLKLSVLDQSPIHDAKEPKEGLFDTIKLAVRCEELGYFRYWCAEHHDTPGYASAVPELMVSCVADATKTMRIGSGGVMLNHYSAFKVAETFNTLSILHNNRIDLGIGRASGANFLAARALHNANSGDYSKKAYDLINYLDDKVPKNDYFYGVNLSPKNADSTPVYLLGSSDGSSILAGKLGAGFCLALFIGTHDRPIDIMKSYKDSFVPSKNFKKPKAMLAVACICADSKEKAQEIASSHTYWKVQAFRHPKRDGLYSPSDVKKLYEKLSFEDKAYYHETLDSMILGTPKECREKIEKLAILYGVDEVMIVNVTYTFEDRIKSYELLAKEFNLKNQYI